From Impatiens glandulifera chromosome 7, dImpGla2.1, whole genome shotgun sequence:
tgaaataaattttaaaaaattaaaaaaaaaatttggagtTATGTCAcctttttttagaaataaaatatatttttatttttattttcggaATGGACTTGAGCTCACCTAAACCTAAACTCAAACCCTAGGCATAATTTCGTCAATTATGCTGAATGATTGAAGAGGGTGTTCATTCTTTCTCATATAGTGATGCTCACCTAAGAAAACAAGTTAATTCGGACCTAAGAAAACAAGTTAATTCGGACCCTCTAGTGCCAATGAAAAACTTGTGAAATGCATTTATGAAATATATTCATTCTActtcaaaattttgtaaattatacctaaaaaaatgtttggaaataaatgaatattcatgtttcataaaaaaaaaatattaagagtttgtttatttctgaattatTTGGTATtatttgtgaaaaaatatattttttttaattggttaaaaataaaaaataaataagaatatattaatattttatttgataaattaagtgattaaatagttaaaaataaataaaaatgctatgttaattttttattaaaactaaaaataaaaaatcaaatcacctctaagacaaaaaaaaaataaaaaataaaaaaaaaattaaaggattaTATGGATATAGTGAACTTAGATCCAACAAGGCCCaactaattaattgttttacttGGAGTTTGTTTTGGTTGGATCAAATGAGTTTCAATGTTTTTCTTATAGTTAGGCCCATACTCataatgtttcatttatttgtcatgtaaatatttgtttgtttttgttgtaatctctcatttataaattttataatgtgtaataaaaacaagttttaaaaaaataaatcaaaagtaAGTGCATTGAATATGTTAACTAATGAAtatagtttgagaaaaaaaatagaataacatAACATTTATAAGATTGTGTAGTTGGAACTATTAATATGAAAACAATATGTATTTAGAACTCTCAAACTCAACCTCaaaaattttttataacaaaactaaaaattaagttttcaaaaaaaaaaaaaatgaaaacgaATCATCTTGTTTTTCACATTAATATTGttcaaataacaatataaaatttacaaaattcacaccaaattcatcCCAGACCaagctttatttatttaattttgaatttaataaattaacacgACTCTCATTCAATGTTAAATATGAGACATTACAATTATGGTCATATTGATTTGTTCTACAATATTACTCAATATTTAAGTCTAACATTCACAAGgcatcatttttctttctttcaataaactattttttttcttaactaaCTCAATCTCTAAAATGATATGGCAACATATTATGTATAAGAATTTGGGACCTCTATGATATGGGTAACTGTGGATCGACggattaattgtataaaatatttggttgatttttttttatatatccgtataacaataattcatatttcacaatttttcaaattaattttaatcaatttgatatattattaaacaaaattaatttcaaatcaccAACATCATaatcatttcaaacaaattttcttattaaacaaatacaaaaatatcaaatgaataatcAGTTAAATTTCGAATTCGATTTCCACTAGAAGCGTTTTGAATGAAAGCGATGATTATGGTGGTGGAATGTTATAATAgctattcataattaaaatgtaCATCATaactcatatttaatatataaaacggGATAGCGGTAACGAAGTTTAGAACGAAAGAAAAATCATGAATCTGACGTGATCTGTCACTTCTACAcgagagagaaataaaataaaaaatttatataaaaaatttatgtctacaatttttaaaaaacaaaatagtgtATAAAAAATTTAGCGCGAACATGGccttcaagtttttttttaacataaaaaagtCCTGAACATGGTCTTACGAAGTGCTGAACATTATATTCGCTTGCaaagaaaatgttattatttactaatatcaagttttatttaaataatttattattttataattcataaaaatgaaagtttgagttaaataatcttatttgtggttataatttatatagaaaaaataagatttgagttaaattattatattcgtaagttttttttaacaatcaaCACGGTTCAGATTGTCCCTAAATATGGTATTTAGAACTGAAAAAttgaattctttttttaaaaaagaaagtcATGTACATACTCTTATGAAGCGATAAACATGACCTTATGAGAGACGTCAAACATGAAATTATTTACTAAAATcaagttttatttaaacaattcacataagataatttataaaattaaaagtttgagttaaataatcatatttttagttatgatttataaaaacataaggTTTGagttgaataattatatttgtatttttttaaaattattaacgcGGTCTCAGATATATTGTCCCGAACATGATTTTACGAGGCACTAAACATGACTTTACGAGacgttattttttaaaaataaaaaaataagggtACACATATTAGGCCATATAAGATTCGTAACTTTACCttcattataattttgatgTCCTAATTATTTCTCTTGATATATTTGTAATGAAAAAATCTGATATAACATACAGatttttatcttatcaaaaCCTTATATATAATCTGATAATATGTTGAATTTGTTATGtgtttttatcataaatattattgatagaACAAATTAGGTTGAATTTTTAGTtgattgaattaatataatatattttaatttttaatttataaaattaaagtaatgtattttgatgttttaaattttaattgtcagtaattatatggtaaaaaaaagaccctaaatataaattttttaattttttttttataaaaaccaaaaatttcaatatttgtgGTTGGGTGTAAGGGTTTGAACTGAAAACTCGGCCACTTTCTATTCGGcctcatttaaaaaatcaaaaaaatactTGGTCAGTCTCTTTCTCTTTtaaaaacttgtttgattttgattttttttcgttaaatacaaattatgtttctttaaaaatttgttacatatatattaatattaataaacaacaCATTATAAAATTACCTTTTTTTAGTGAAATATAAAGTATATGTTTGCCCTCAAACTATTGTCACATCATTTTTTTCCCACTAATTTCaagtatttttatattgaacattatttagaaaattaaattaagcaTAGTGACCCCATTTTGAAACAGCTTAAATTAAGAggcaaatttttattttctttcaattaTTCATAGATCTAAACATACCACGTCGTATAAAATGCATAAAGTCAATAGTCAACCATTTTAAAGTCAAAAGTCAATAATTAACATGATCAATTCAAAAGTCAACAATAGAAGGAACCTTCCTATTTGGCAGCTAAATCAATAATGCAATCCAcctatctctctctctatatatcctccatttaagttataatttatttacattaattcattataatcccatctaaaactttataattcaatttttacttaattttttttttaaatcaaaataacaataatatagtTAACTAACTCATAAATAGGCTTTAATGATtcaaatttggtattttataggtctttattttttaaaatttcacgAAAGTTATATTGAGTTGATTCTAAGAAGGTAAGCCCAACAAGCACATGAATTAGTATAGACCAACCCGTCAACTCAATAGGCGAAATAATGTTTTTCTTCTATAAGAGTtcaatatttacaaataaaagaaaaaaatatgaaatatttgttaaactagataatttttattttaataagaagTTCATTGAAGTAGAAGGATTTATTTGATCATCTATTAAATActattcttaaataaaataaaaagttataatttatttgatttttgtttgatatagtATTGTTTTATGCTTCTTTTAAtaatcaatttgaatttataattgtatctatttctatttcaaaagttaaaggtttattttgaaagaaaataaattttaagtactGTTTTGAATATATTACAATACATTAGGTCCAGTTTTGGCATTCTTCTACCTTTTTCTCTTATAAAAAGCTTCTCTCTGATAAATCCAGTAAAtacagaagagagagaaagagaaaaaatggaGTTTAAACATTTCAGCCATGTTCATGGCTTGACTATTTATCATATGGCTGAAGGATCGGAAACCGTCTGCTCAGGCTGCAATCTAGGTGGATTAACAACCGTATATATGTGTTGGCAATGTCAATTCTTCCTCCATGAACAATGCTTCAAGGCAAAACGATCCATTTCTCATCATCCTTCTCATCCATCTCATCCTCTCTCTTTCTTCCCTTCTCCAACTCACCCTTCCGCTTCCTTTCTCTGTAATTCCTGCCATCATTCCGGCACCGGATTCTCTTACGCCTGCGCCGATTGCGACTTCGATCTTCATGTTCACTGCGCTTATAATACCCTTTCAATTACTTCTGATCATCATCTGTATCGTCAGCAGTCTCTAAATCACCCATTCCCAGGAATTCAATTCGAAAACCCTAATTATAACAATACCCAGTTCACATATCCTCCTCCGATTTCGGATCCATACCCCCCGCAGCCCGTAGATTCTTATCCTCCCCATGTTTTGAATAATAATCCACCGTTTTTAGATTCTTATCCGCCATTAGTTCTAGATTCTTACCCCCATGTTTCTGTTCGACCATATGCATCTGAGAATAATCCACCAGTTCAAGATTACTACCCTCAAGTTTCTCACCCACAACCTGTTCGACCATATGCGTCTGAGAATAATCATAATCCACAAGTTCAAGATGCATACCCTCAAGTCTCTCACCCGCCACCTGTTCGACAATATGCGTCTGAGAATAATAATCCACCGATTGCATCATACCCACAAACCCCATCCAATATTCCGGCGAGTTCTGCATCTTCAACGCCAATTCAAGTTTCTCACCCGCCACCTGTTCGACAATATGCATCTGAGAATAATAATCAACCAATTGCATCATACCCACAAACCCCATCCAAATTTCCGGCGAGTTCTGCATCTTCAACACCACCAGTTCAAGATTCCTACCCTCAAGTTTCTCACCCGCCACCTGTTCGACAATATGTGTCTGAGAATAGTAATCCACCAATTGCATCATACCCACAAACCCCATCCAATATTCCGGCGAGTTCTGCATCTTCAACCCCAATTCCGGCCAATTACCAGCCAAAACCagtttcatcatcatcaactgATCAAAACCAAGCTCAAAAAACCCACGTAGCAAAACACTTCAGCCATCAGCACGCATTACGCCAACTCAAAATCCACGAAGAAGAAGGCCTCCTCTGTTCCGGCTGCGAACAAGCACTCTCAGGCGAAGCCTACACATGTACAAAAACAAAACTCTGCGAATTCAAACTCCACAAATCATGTTTCGATCTTCCAAAAGAAACCCAACATAAATCTCACAAAGCCCATCCACTAACACTCCTATCCACACCACCTTCCAAAAGCTTCTACATCCCAGAATTCACCTGCAATGCTTGTTTAAAAACAGGCAATTCATTTCTCTACCATTGCTCAACCTGTAACTTTAACCTCCACGTAAACTGCGCTTTCTTGGCTGAATCCGTGAAACGAACAGATCATCAACACCCGTTGTCTTTACACTATTCTTCTCCTTACAAGAAATCGAATGACTGTGAAGATGATGTGGTGTTCATGTGTAACGTTTGTGAGGATTCTGTTGATCCTAAGTGTTGGGTTTATTACTGTAAAGAATGCGACTTTGGGACGGAATTGGGTTGTGTAAATGATGAAGTGGAGAAAGGAGGAGGAGAGGAAGGGAAGGGAGAAGAAAGTGATGAAGTTACATTGGCAGAGAAGATGATTGAGATGCAGAATTCATATCAGAGGATGCAAATTCAGATGCAGTTGAGCCAACAGAATGCGCAGTTCGTTAGCCATATTGCTCAAAGCTTCTCTAATTTGGCTGGATAATTAGTAATCAACTGTTTTGTTACTTTCTTACTTTATCACATTATTGCATTAATGTTAAGTGAttctctaaattttaatttctcaaaataaatgaaagtattTTCTCAAGTTTTCATCttaaaattgtataatttagtaatataaaaagtttgtttatgtatTCAGAATAGGGTTAATTCGAAGCTATACTACAGGCACTGTCTATATCCCACTCATGAAGTGACACCTATACAGCATTAACTCTCTCcttgatttttttctctttgtacatGTGGCACTTTCTTAATGAATACATGCACTACATGAATACATGTATTAGTAGCATCGAACTAACCCACAATAGCAGCTAGGCTCAATTTCTTATGCTCTAATCATTTAGGCTCAATATGAAAAGTTGTTTTTTTTGAAGTGTGACATTTgtgattcaaattattaaaatcttagTATTTCATGTCACCCTTTGGTAACAAATTCCGTGGTCATTAAGAGACGTTGAGTCATAAATGTTTTCGTTTTGATTTATTCACTAATATGGAATTTAACActtattttcttattgattCCAACACATAGTGGAGTGGTTGCCTGGCTTTCCAGCGCAACTATGTTATGGAGGCAGGGTTAAAgcacaataatttaatatttttttccaattaattttacatttttaaaaataaaataacaattatttttatttattatttcaattgcAAAAAGAtccatttaaaacaataatacgTCCTTGatagaaaataaacaaaattaagttgTTACGaagttattgaaaaataaataataaaattaaatctctTCAAATTTTCTCTAATCTCTTCTTAGATTACATTTTTTTagtcattaaaattaatttcgacaaattaaaatgtataaatctCAAAAACAATACTCagttgaaaaaaatgttaaaaacgtctctaaatatatatttatttacaaatgtgacaaatttaattataaaaacgaaaataatatgttaaaataagaataccgattttaattaatatataaaaaatctgaaacaactaaatttttttgataatttaataattttaattccaaaaataataattgactacaaattattaatacatattaaaacCATGTCTCTATTTGTGCTTATAGTCAAAATTAAACCATGTGGGAAGAAATTGTTAACATTAAAAGCCAaaccttttttaaaattaaagcattatatatatattaaggagtTTTACAAATCAAAATACAATACACATATTTCAATAAACCTTAGATAGGTGGTTGTGCTAAAGGATTGTAAAAGATCAACTTTGCGAGTTATATAATCTCAATGATTATGGTTAGGATCTCCAAATAacattaaatgattaattaagtAATCATCAATTCTCTCCTAATtacatgaataaaaatatattattaaaatactttatatttcttcattttaaaatatatttttagatattatatGCTTTAACAATACACCAAGACAAAGGTCAcaatataaaacattatttatttataaatattttagataaaattaatattattaaaatataattaatttaaaattagttttattttgtaaaaattaagtttaatcttaaacttaatattaacatatattttattttctgggtacccacttaacccctcaattgGAAGCATGATCATTTGTTATCAAATTAATATGTTCCTCTGTTTTCTCTCACAAAGGGAGGAgcaatatggtaaataaatatattctgtATTTACCATATTGCCCATCCCCTTGTGAGAGGGTATATGAGAGCATATTAATTTGGTAGTAGAGGATCTCAAGTGCCTCAATTGACCTCATCGGGTgattcacacttttttatatgcattTTTTAACCCATCTGTAAACTACTCACCAATTTAATCGACTTCAATTGATAACACACCTCTtatatctcgtcaaactcaaccactaaccctaCAATTGACTCtgatcttgtgactcacatttttttatatataattaatgagagatttttttaaaaaaaaatatagttattattatttatcatttataaaaactttatatatatatatatataatatatggtaagtaaaacaaaatttaattaaaaaagaaaaagtatgaGAGAGGAGAAAGAAAATACCATGACGTGAATTATATATGGTAATGATCGTGGATTAATGTGGTGctttaatctattattaatatatatatatatattatgattagtgaaaatatatatataattaatgagagagaaaaaaataaaataaaaataattattatttttacaatttataataactttttatatatataatatatatatggtaaagaAAACCAGATttagttaagaaaaatatagtGCGAGAGATGAGATATAAAATACTGACCACATATTATGGTATAATGGTATGTTGAttttaagcatcattaattatatatatataatattatatatatatacatactaGCATGTATcacgtgcatttgcacgagtaataatattataaaaaatcgtgaaaaaaatattacggtaaaatttttataggcgggtcaacccacaatccgacccaagtatccatttactctcacatatatccaaattaaccacagctctcgacccggcaattcggacactttaaaaattaatcatcattatatatatatatatatagattagttagttaaaaatttgaacttatattgttaaaatgtcacacgtttatcaaatttttggttgaatttaaaatataaaatctttgtagcttagttggttaaagagttgtacttgttttgttaggttgcaggttcgaaacatacctcttttaaaaatgggtcaacccacaatccgacccaaatatccaaattaaccataactctcgacccggtaatccggacactttaaaaattaagcatcattatatatatatattagttagttaaaaaggtgaacttatattgttaaaatgtcacgcgtttatcaaattttgggttgaatttaaaatataaagtctttgtagtctagttggttaaagagttatacttgttttgttaggttgcaggttcgaaacatacctctagcatttttaattttatttttaaccgttttaaatttaaagacgggtcaacccacaatccgacccaagtatccaattaaccacagctctcgacccgataatccggacactttaaaaattaagcatcattatatatatatagattagttagttaaaaagttgaacttatattgttaaaatgtcacgcgtttatcaaattttgggttgaatttaaaatataaagtctttgtagtctagttggttaaagagttgtacttgttttgttattcgaaacatacctctaacatagttagttaaaaagttgaacttatattaatataaaaacgtTTCgggtttatcaaatttggtgttgaatttaaaatataaagtctttgtagcctagttggttaaagagttatacttaatttgttaggttgcaagttcgaaacatatctctagcatttttaattttatttttaaccgttttaaatttaaaagcgggtcaacccacaatccgacccaaatatccaaattaaccacagctctcgacccggtaatccggacactttaaaaattaagcatcattatatatatatatagattatcaaccatatatattaagataatacaaaataatataaatatataaaaaatagtcatctatcaaacttaaaattaaataattagctTAAAGTGTAACAAAAAAACGTTTAAACAAAATTGTTaatcatttgaaaaaacaaccatgaaaatataaaacaatattcaTACATGTTATAAAACACTTGTGTTAACAATTTccaagattaaaaaaaaattaatgagcTCATCGAGTGTCTCTGCAATTTTCTTTTGCTTGGAAGACCTTTCTTAACatcttaataataatagtgttataAGATAAATACATTAGTCGATAACAATCCATTAACATTTTATAGTTCTTTTGAACAAAATAGTCAATGAGAAGATAACCGGGATATGGACCCATCGGAATTTCAACCGATATGTTTGTTAAAATCCATAATTTCTCTTATACTAATTCAATCGAGTTCGCAATTTTAATCCAAAATTTCCAATAACCGACAATTGACTGATACATCACACACTTAATATTAATCATGTTTCAAAGTAGGCTCCGCATCCACTATTTTGTAATGCAAAAACAACTAAGGAGTCATCACTGTCTCCTCGCAACACCTTCTCCGTCGACTAATCATAatacacaattttttatatatatataatcctttAAGATCCCTATGTGAATGCCACTTTTTCCTAAGATTAAGATAAAGTAACTTAAAATCCACAACTTCTCCTATAAAAGTCATACATGACCATCTCAAATAAAGTATACCAATCTTAAAGTAATACtatcttttgaaaaataaaatatcatgtgtataaagaaaaataaagtataCTAATGAccaatcttaaaataataatatcttttgaaaaaaaaaatatcatgtgAATAAAGAATTACCACTTTGAGCCCCCACCAAAAACAATCTCACTTATTTAGATACCGAGCTCAATTTTGTTAAACACATAAATTTGACAGGTTTTTGTAGgttaggaaaaataaaattgtaacttTTTTTATCATGGTTAATTAGATGAGAAATGATTATGATGAAAATTAGGAagatattttttctctctattttcttttcttatattttattattttcaaccaATAAATGATGTCACGTCATTGCTTTTCTCAATTTCCCTACCTATCATTCCTCTATTTAGATTAAGGTACCAGAtacatttgttaaaaataaatagattgaGACATAAAAACCTATATAACAACCAAATTAACAAACACCTACAATGACGACATTGTATTGGACCCTTGTTATAGCTTCCAACATCAATTAAACGAAATATTCCATGATCACACatgtatataattattgttaggatctaggtcgccgctggtggaccggggattgaaccggttagcggttctcactcgtagggtggtgattaatccggttagagattaacaccggggtttcaatactacacaacctgtcacaaacccttgaactaggttcaagcgcggaagaggtttgctttcaagttgaagcggtacacgtgtatgataggcggaatcggtttcggatgatggagatttgaagaatggtgggtcggtttcggttatctggatattcggtatggtcagtatggagtcggtttggagcggtatggataaattagtcggttatgtaatgaagccaacagaaagtaaataacacaacagattttatggatgttcggagataaaactcctacgtcaccccttcctctcgaaaccgcgagaaggatattcactaaggaatacaagtacaattcgatcgagacttatttcctgctcgataacactcttacaattcacaccgaaattgtagcacacacttagaatttagcacttaggctttcttagaataccacactgttatcacttgtagtaaatactctcaacgcttcacttgtctcacttaatgtcCCGCTTAGTAACTGCTCAATATCTGCttgatgtcccgcatttactcttctgcaactgcctccttttataggtgaaatatgccaacggtcatatttcgaagccttgaatctgattggctgatcagagatgcagtgattcagtgtctcagacctgccggtcgtctcctcagacctgacggtcaaacTGAGATCTGGtgtcctgtttcagacctgcggtcttctcctcagacctgacggtcaatctcagacctggcatcctatttcagacctgccggtctataaagcaaacctgctggatttgtcttttactcaatgtaggcactgtctgcttggacagttgtctgtactttgaagatttcctttctggcttatcccgaagtagaaggatccggtagtactgttttctgcagcctacagtatttcctcagacttgcatggatatggaagtattcagtctgttcctttggtatcattctcaacagatacccaaagtgtcttcttgtactagtcggcctcttgacttggcctagtgtcttttggtagtgaagtgaccgggcttattccggttatgtttgtcttgagggttgatcggctatttgatggatctggcttttaggctttggccgatccttcctctgttcGGTCGCGTAccgaatattcttgatcggtttggtagcttgaccggttcggtttcttcagttggttttcttttgttcatccggtccggttccttgttcctgcgtaggaggtttgtttaagttaggtttatttgaaccggtatgaatttatctaacaatttctccctttttgattattttatttaaaattatcaaaattatgtaagtttgcaaccgtaggccggttgttttgtttggccgattttgaaaaagagttagagaatttttcgaaaaattttggaggAGGGGTTTTGGAtgaatctctatcttttatctaacaatttctccctttttgattattttatttaaaattatcaaaattatgtaaaaatgcaaaataaggccggtattcaaaaataactttatatattcataGATAACCGGAAAGTACTTAAGCAAAAATACTAAGGTaagtaagaaaaagaaggatagtccctattctgagtccgtgaattcgtaggcactcttctttctcttcggtGGTGGTGGCGGTTGCGGCTGGGAAGATCGTGGCCTTTTTGATCGGGACCGCAACTG
This genomic window contains:
- the LOC124945539 gene encoding uncharacterized protein LOC124945539, with amino-acid sequence MEFKHFSHVHGLTIYHMAEGSETVCSGCNLGGLTTVYMCWQCQFFLHEQCFKAKRSISHHPSHPSHPLSFFPSPTHPSASFLCNSCHHSGTGFSYACADCDFDLHVHCAYNTLSITSDHHLYRQQSLNHPFPGIQFENPNYNNTQFTYPPPISDPYPPQPVDSYPPHVLNNNPPFLDSYPPLVLDSYPHVSVRPYASENNPPVQDYYPQVSHPQPVRPYASENNHNPQVQDAYPQVSHPPPVRQYASENNNPPIASYPQTPSNIPASSASSTPIQVSHPPPVRQYASENNNQPIASYPQTPSKFPASSASSTPPVQDSYPQVSHPPPVRQYVSENSNPPIASYPQTPSNIPASSASSTPIPANYQPKPVSSSSTDQNQAQKTHVAKHFSHQHALRQLKIHEEEGLLCSGCEQALSGEAYTCTKTKLCEFKLHKSCFDLPKETQHKSHKAHPLTLLSTPPSKSFYIPEFTCNACLKTGNSFLYHCSTCNFNLHVNCAFLAESVKRTDHQHPLSLHYSSPYKKSNDCEDDVVFMCNVCEDSVDPKCWVYYCKECDFGTELGCVNDEVEKGGGEEGKGEESDEVTLAEKMIEMQNSYQRMQIQMQLSQQNAQFVSHIAQSFSNLAG